The following coding sequences are from one Cygnus olor isolate bCygOlo1 chromosome 2, bCygOlo1.pri.v2, whole genome shotgun sequence window:
- the LRRFIP2 gene encoding leucine-rich repeat flightless-interacting protein 2 isoform X9 — MPHCCTGSSAPACCWNQRIKMGTPGSGRKRTPVKDRFSAEDEALSSIAREAEARLAAKRAARAEARDIRMRELERQQKEFSQHSYDRKWAHIQKWMEDSERARYSHRSSRHSYLSSSLYSDPVATTRNYRASLCGDGLHSSYSSRTPSEYSWYSSRASSIRSSPVSSDFSDQSETAADYFSRSNRRGSIVSDADDVQVLNSLEEKSEKSHSEIFSRPSSRNSIPLSGNSSRRGSGDTSSLLDPDASLSELRDIYDLKDQIHDVEGRYMQGLKELKDSLAEVEEKYKKAMVSNAQLDNEKNNLVYQVDTLKDVIEEKEEQIAEFCRENEEKSKELERQKHTCSVLQHKLDELKEGLRQRDELIEENQRMQQNIDCITKEVFDLQETINWKDKKIGALERQKDYFDCIKNERDELREELADLKEAMKRGEKHGLVIIPDGTPNGDVNHESAVGAITVVSQEAAQVLESAGEGPLDVRLRKLAGEKEELLSQVRKLKMQLEEERQKYSKSDGMNPDIIGLENGSDLQLIEMQRDANRQISEYKFKLSKAEQDITTLEQNIGRLEGQVARYKNAAENAEKVEDELKAEKRKLQRELRTALDKIEEMEMTNSHLMKRLEKMKANRTALLSQQ, encoded by the exons GCAGAAGCCAGGCTTGCAGCAAAACGGGCAGCTCGAGCAGAAGCAAGAGATATACGTATGAGAGAGCTGGAGCGACAGCAAAAAGAG TTTTCTCAGCATTCATATGATAGAAAATGGGCTCATATCCAGAAATGGATG gaaGATTCAGAGAGGGCCAGGTATTCTCACCGGTCCAGTCGACATTCATATTTG TCATCTTCCCTGTACAGTGATCCAGTGGCAACAACTAGGAATTACAGG GCATCTTTGTGTGGTGATGGATTGCATAGCTCATATAGTTCTCGCACT CCATCTGAATACAGTTGGTATTCTTCAAGAGCAAGCTCAATTCGAAGTAGTCCTGTG TCCTCTGATTTTTCTGATCAAAGTGAAACTGCTGCTGATTATTTTAGTCGTTCCAACCGCAGGGGAAGCATTGTTTCTGATGCAGATGATGTCCAAGTTTTGAATAGT ctggaagaaaagagtgaaaaatcaCATTCAGAAATTTTTTCAAGG CCATCATCTCGCAATTCAATTCCTCTGAGTGGCAACTCCTCTAGGAGAGGAAGTGGAGATACAAGCAGTTTGCTGGATCCTGATGCCTCCCTCAGCGAATTACGG GATATCTATGATCTTAAGGACCAGATACACGATGTAGAAGGGAGATACATGCAGGGACTTAAAGAACTAAAG GATTCACTAGCTgaagttgaagaaaaatacaagaaagctATGGTTTCCAATGCTCAACTAGAcaatgagaaaaacaatttgGTTTACCAAGTGGATACTCTAAAGGATGTCAttgaggagaaagaagaacagATAGCTGAGTTCTGtagggaaaatgaagagaagtcaaag GAAttggaaagacagaaacacaCATGCAGTGTTTTACAGCATAAGCTGGATGAACTTAAAGAGGGCCTTCGACAGAGAGATGAATTGATAGAG GAGAATCAACGCATGCAGCAGAATATAGACTGCATAACCAAAGAGGTGTTTGATCTCCAGGAGACAATTAAttggaaagataaaaaaatagGG GCcctagaaagacagaaagattaCTTTGACTGCATTAAGAATGAGCGAGATGAGCTCAGAGAGGAGTTGGCTGACCTGAAGGAAGCAATGAAGAGAGGAGAG aaacacGGATTAGTTATAATTCCAGATGGCACACCGAATGGTGATGTAAACCATGAATCAGCGGTTGGTGCAATAACAGTTGTATCACAGGAAGCTGCTCAAGTCTTGGAATCTGCAGGAGAAGGACCATTAG ATGTCCGGCTACGAAAACTggctggagaaaaggaagaactaTTGTCCCAG gTTAGAAAGCTGAAGATGCAATTGGAAGAAGAACGACAGAAATATTCTAAAAGTGATGGCATGAATCCGGATATAATAGGCTTAGAGAATGGTTCTGACTTGCAACTAATTGAAATGCAGA gagaTGCAAACAGACAAATTAGTGAATACAAATTTAAACTTTCAAAAGCTGAACAAGATATAACTACCTTGGAACAAAAC ATTGGACGACTTGAGGGACAGGTTGCAAGAtacaaaaatgcagcagaaaatgcagaaaaagtgGAAGATGAACTCAAAGCTGAAAAGAGGAAGCTTCAGCGAGAG ttAAGAACAGCACTGGATAAGATAGAAGAGATGGAGATGACCAATAGCCACTTAATGAAAAGGCTGGAGAAGATGAAGGCAAATAGGACTGCGCTTTTATCTCAGCAGTGA
- the LRRFIP2 gene encoding leucine-rich repeat flightless-interacting protein 2 isoform X6: protein MPHCCTGSSAPACCWNQRIKMGTPGSGRKRTPVKDRFSAEDEALSSIAREAEARLAAKRAARAEARDIRMRELERQQKEFSQHSYDRKWAHIQKWMEDSERARYSHRSSRHSYLSGLYHDQRNYSSLRYSKPIPSYHTRSSSLYSDPVATTRNYRASLCGDGLHSSYSSRTPSEYSWYSSRASSIRSSPVSSDFSDQSETAADYFSRSNRRGSIVSDADDVQVLNSLEEKSEKSHSEIFSRPSSRNSIPLSGNSSRRGSGDTSSLLDPDASLSELRDIYDLKDQIHDVEGRYMQGLKELKDSLAEVEEKYKKAMVSNAQLDNEKNNLVYQVDTLKDVIEEKEEQIAEFCRENEEKSKELERQKHTCSVLQHKLDELKEGLRQRDELIEENQRMQQNIDCITKEVFDLQETINWKDKKIGALERQKDYFDCIKNERDELREELADLKEAMKRGEKHGLVIIPDGTPNGDVNHESAVGAITVVSQEAAQVLESAGEGPLDVRLRKLAGEKEELLSQVRKLKMQLEEERQKYSKSDGMNPDIIGLENGSDLQLIEMQRDANRQISEYKFKLSKAEQDITTLEQNIGRLEGQVARYKNAAENAEKVEDELKAEKRKLQRELRTALDKIEEMEMTNSHLMKRLEKMKANRTALLSQQ, encoded by the exons GCAGAAGCCAGGCTTGCAGCAAAACGGGCAGCTCGAGCAGAAGCAAGAGATATACGTATGAGAGAGCTGGAGCGACAGCAAAAAGAG TTTTCTCAGCATTCATATGATAGAAAATGGGCTCATATCCAGAAATGGATG gaaGATTCAGAGAGGGCCAGGTATTCTCACCGGTCCAGTCGACATTCATATTTG agTGGACTTTACCATGATCAAAGAAATTACAGCAGCCTTAGATATAGTAAACCAATTCCTTCGTATCATACTCGG TCATCTTCCCTGTACAGTGATCCAGTGGCAACAACTAGGAATTACAGG GCATCTTTGTGTGGTGATGGATTGCATAGCTCATATAGTTCTCGCACT CCATCTGAATACAGTTGGTATTCTTCAAGAGCAAGCTCAATTCGAAGTAGTCCTGTG TCCTCTGATTTTTCTGATCAAAGTGAAACTGCTGCTGATTATTTTAGTCGTTCCAACCGCAGGGGAAGCATTGTTTCTGATGCAGATGATGTCCAAGTTTTGAATAGT ctggaagaaaagagtgaaaaatcaCATTCAGAAATTTTTTCAAGG CCATCATCTCGCAATTCAATTCCTCTGAGTGGCAACTCCTCTAGGAGAGGAAGTGGAGATACAAGCAGTTTGCTGGATCCTGATGCCTCCCTCAGCGAATTACGG GATATCTATGATCTTAAGGACCAGATACACGATGTAGAAGGGAGATACATGCAGGGACTTAAAGAACTAAAG GATTCACTAGCTgaagttgaagaaaaatacaagaaagctATGGTTTCCAATGCTCAACTAGAcaatgagaaaaacaatttgGTTTACCAAGTGGATACTCTAAAGGATGTCAttgaggagaaagaagaacagATAGCTGAGTTCTGtagggaaaatgaagagaagtcaaag GAAttggaaagacagaaacacaCATGCAGTGTTTTACAGCATAAGCTGGATGAACTTAAAGAGGGCCTTCGACAGAGAGATGAATTGATAGAG GAGAATCAACGCATGCAGCAGAATATAGACTGCATAACCAAAGAGGTGTTTGATCTCCAGGAGACAATTAAttggaaagataaaaaaatagGG GCcctagaaagacagaaagattaCTTTGACTGCATTAAGAATGAGCGAGATGAGCTCAGAGAGGAGTTGGCTGACCTGAAGGAAGCAATGAAGAGAGGAGAG aaacacGGATTAGTTATAATTCCAGATGGCACACCGAATGGTGATGTAAACCATGAATCAGCGGTTGGTGCAATAACAGTTGTATCACAGGAAGCTGCTCAAGTCTTGGAATCTGCAGGAGAAGGACCATTAG ATGTCCGGCTACGAAAACTggctggagaaaaggaagaactaTTGTCCCAG gTTAGAAAGCTGAAGATGCAATTGGAAGAAGAACGACAGAAATATTCTAAAAGTGATGGCATGAATCCGGATATAATAGGCTTAGAGAATGGTTCTGACTTGCAACTAATTGAAATGCAGA gagaTGCAAACAGACAAATTAGTGAATACAAATTTAAACTTTCAAAAGCTGAACAAGATATAACTACCTTGGAACAAAAC ATTGGACGACTTGAGGGACAGGTTGCAAGAtacaaaaatgcagcagaaaatgcagaaaaagtgGAAGATGAACTCAAAGCTGAAAAGAGGAAGCTTCAGCGAGAG ttAAGAACAGCACTGGATAAGATAGAAGAGATGGAGATGACCAATAGCCACTTAATGAAAAGGCTGGAGAAGATGAAGGCAAATAGGACTGCGCTTTTATCTCAGCAGTGA
- the LRRFIP2 gene encoding leucine-rich repeat flightless-interacting protein 2 isoform X18, producing the protein MPHCCTGSSAPACCWNQRIKMGTPGSGRKRTPVKDRFSAEDEALSSIAREAEARLAAKRAARAEARDIRMRELERQQKELEEKSEKSHSEIFSRPSSRNSIPLSGNSSRRGSGDTSSLLDPDASLSELRDIYDLKDQIHDVEGRYMQGLKELKDSLAEVEEKYKKAMVSNAQLDNEKNNLVYQVDTLKDVIEEKEEQIAEFCRENEEKSKELERQKHTCSVLQHKLDELKEGLRQRDELIEENQRMQQNIDCITKEVFDLQETINWKDKKIGALERQKDYFDCIKNERDELREELADLKEAMKRGEKHGLVIIPDGTPNGDVNHESAVGAITVVSQEAAQVLESAGEGPLDVRLRKLAGEKEELLSQVRKLKMQLEEERQKYSKSDGMNPDIIGLENGSDLQLIEMQRDANRQISEYKFKLSKAEQDITTLEQNIGRLEGQVARYKNAAENAEKVEDELKAEKRKLQRELRTALDKIEEMEMTNSHLMKRLEKMKANRTALLSQQ; encoded by the exons GCAGAAGCCAGGCTTGCAGCAAAACGGGCAGCTCGAGCAGAAGCAAGAGATATACGTATGAGAGAGCTGGAGCGACAGCAAAAAGAG ctggaagaaaagagtgaaaaatcaCATTCAGAAATTTTTTCAAGG CCATCATCTCGCAATTCAATTCCTCTGAGTGGCAACTCCTCTAGGAGAGGAAGTGGAGATACAAGCAGTTTGCTGGATCCTGATGCCTCCCTCAGCGAATTACGG GATATCTATGATCTTAAGGACCAGATACACGATGTAGAAGGGAGATACATGCAGGGACTTAAAGAACTAAAG GATTCACTAGCTgaagttgaagaaaaatacaagaaagctATGGTTTCCAATGCTCAACTAGAcaatgagaaaaacaatttgGTTTACCAAGTGGATACTCTAAAGGATGTCAttgaggagaaagaagaacagATAGCTGAGTTCTGtagggaaaatgaagagaagtcaaag GAAttggaaagacagaaacacaCATGCAGTGTTTTACAGCATAAGCTGGATGAACTTAAAGAGGGCCTTCGACAGAGAGATGAATTGATAGAG GAGAATCAACGCATGCAGCAGAATATAGACTGCATAACCAAAGAGGTGTTTGATCTCCAGGAGACAATTAAttggaaagataaaaaaatagGG GCcctagaaagacagaaagattaCTTTGACTGCATTAAGAATGAGCGAGATGAGCTCAGAGAGGAGTTGGCTGACCTGAAGGAAGCAATGAAGAGAGGAGAG aaacacGGATTAGTTATAATTCCAGATGGCACACCGAATGGTGATGTAAACCATGAATCAGCGGTTGGTGCAATAACAGTTGTATCACAGGAAGCTGCTCAAGTCTTGGAATCTGCAGGAGAAGGACCATTAG ATGTCCGGCTACGAAAACTggctggagaaaaggaagaactaTTGTCCCAG gTTAGAAAGCTGAAGATGCAATTGGAAGAAGAACGACAGAAATATTCTAAAAGTGATGGCATGAATCCGGATATAATAGGCTTAGAGAATGGTTCTGACTTGCAACTAATTGAAATGCAGA gagaTGCAAACAGACAAATTAGTGAATACAAATTTAAACTTTCAAAAGCTGAACAAGATATAACTACCTTGGAACAAAAC ATTGGACGACTTGAGGGACAGGTTGCAAGAtacaaaaatgcagcagaaaatgcagaaaaagtgGAAGATGAACTCAAAGCTGAAAAGAGGAAGCTTCAGCGAGAG ttAAGAACAGCACTGGATAAGATAGAAGAGATGGAGATGACCAATAGCCACTTAATGAAAAGGCTGGAGAAGATGAAGGCAAATAGGACTGCGCTTTTATCTCAGCAGTGA
- the LRRFIP2 gene encoding leucine-rich repeat flightless-interacting protein 2 isoform X16, protein MPHCCTGSSAPACCWNQRIKMGTPGSGRKRTPVKDRFSAEDEALSSIAREAEARLAAKRAARAEARDIRMRELERQQKEFSQHSYDRKWAHIQKWMEDSERARYSHRSSRHSYLLEEKSEKSHSEIFSRPSSRNSIPLSGNSSRRGSGDTSSLLDPDASLSELRDIYDLKDQIHDVEGRYMQGLKELKDSLAEVEEKYKKAMVSNAQLDNEKNNLVYQVDTLKDVIEEKEEQIAEFCRENEEKSKELERQKHTCSVLQHKLDELKEGLRQRDELIEENQRMQQNIDCITKEVFDLQETINWKDKKIGALERQKDYFDCIKNERDELREELADLKEAMKRGEKHGLVIIPDGTPNGDVNHESAVGAITVVSQEAAQVLESAGEGPLDVRLRKLAGEKEELLSQVRKLKMQLEEERQKYSKSDGMNPDIIGLENGSDLQLIEMQRDANRQISEYKFKLSKAEQDITTLEQNIGRLEGQVARYKNAAENAEKVEDELKAEKRKLQRELRTALDKIEEMEMTNSHLMKRLEKMKANRTALLSQQ, encoded by the exons GCAGAAGCCAGGCTTGCAGCAAAACGGGCAGCTCGAGCAGAAGCAAGAGATATACGTATGAGAGAGCTGGAGCGACAGCAAAAAGAG TTTTCTCAGCATTCATATGATAGAAAATGGGCTCATATCCAGAAATGGATG gaaGATTCAGAGAGGGCCAGGTATTCTCACCGGTCCAGTCGACATTCATATTTG ctggaagaaaagagtgaaaaatcaCATTCAGAAATTTTTTCAAGG CCATCATCTCGCAATTCAATTCCTCTGAGTGGCAACTCCTCTAGGAGAGGAAGTGGAGATACAAGCAGTTTGCTGGATCCTGATGCCTCCCTCAGCGAATTACGG GATATCTATGATCTTAAGGACCAGATACACGATGTAGAAGGGAGATACATGCAGGGACTTAAAGAACTAAAG GATTCACTAGCTgaagttgaagaaaaatacaagaaagctATGGTTTCCAATGCTCAACTAGAcaatgagaaaaacaatttgGTTTACCAAGTGGATACTCTAAAGGATGTCAttgaggagaaagaagaacagATAGCTGAGTTCTGtagggaaaatgaagagaagtcaaag GAAttggaaagacagaaacacaCATGCAGTGTTTTACAGCATAAGCTGGATGAACTTAAAGAGGGCCTTCGACAGAGAGATGAATTGATAGAG GAGAATCAACGCATGCAGCAGAATATAGACTGCATAACCAAAGAGGTGTTTGATCTCCAGGAGACAATTAAttggaaagataaaaaaatagGG GCcctagaaagacagaaagattaCTTTGACTGCATTAAGAATGAGCGAGATGAGCTCAGAGAGGAGTTGGCTGACCTGAAGGAAGCAATGAAGAGAGGAGAG aaacacGGATTAGTTATAATTCCAGATGGCACACCGAATGGTGATGTAAACCATGAATCAGCGGTTGGTGCAATAACAGTTGTATCACAGGAAGCTGCTCAAGTCTTGGAATCTGCAGGAGAAGGACCATTAG ATGTCCGGCTACGAAAACTggctggagaaaaggaagaactaTTGTCCCAG gTTAGAAAGCTGAAGATGCAATTGGAAGAAGAACGACAGAAATATTCTAAAAGTGATGGCATGAATCCGGATATAATAGGCTTAGAGAATGGTTCTGACTTGCAACTAATTGAAATGCAGA gagaTGCAAACAGACAAATTAGTGAATACAAATTTAAACTTTCAAAAGCTGAACAAGATATAACTACCTTGGAACAAAAC ATTGGACGACTTGAGGGACAGGTTGCAAGAtacaaaaatgcagcagaaaatgcagaaaaagtgGAAGATGAACTCAAAGCTGAAAAGAGGAAGCTTCAGCGAGAG ttAAGAACAGCACTGGATAAGATAGAAGAGATGGAGATGACCAATAGCCACTTAATGAAAAGGCTGGAGAAGATGAAGGCAAATAGGACTGCGCTTTTATCTCAGCAGTGA
- the LRRFIP2 gene encoding leucine-rich repeat flightless-interacting protein 2 isoform X14, producing MDSFHRSGDLASVLEKEDSERARYSHRSSRHSYLSGLYHDQRNYSSLRYSKPIPSYHTRSSSLYSDPVATTRNYRASLCGDGLHSSYSSRTPSEYSWYSSRASSIRSSPVSSDFSDQSETAADYFSRSNRRGSIVSDADDVQVLNSLEEKSEKSHSEIFSRPSSRNSIPLSGNSSRRGSGDTSSLLDPDASLSELRDIYDLKDQIHDVEGRYMQGLKELKDSLAEVEEKYKKAMVSNAQLDNEKNNLVYQVDTLKDVIEEKEEQIAEFCRENEEKSKELERQKHTCSVLQHKLDELKEGLRQRDELIEENQRMQQNIDCITKEVFDLQETINWKDKKIGALERQKDYFDCIKNERDELREELADLKEAMKRGEKHGLVIIPDGTPNGDVNHESAVGAITVVSQEAAQVLESAGEGPLDVRLRKLAGEKEELLSQVRKLKMQLEEERQKYSKSDGMNPDIIGLENGSDLQLIEMQRDANRQISEYKFKLSKAEQDITTLEQNIGRLEGQVARYKNAAENAEKVEDELKAEKRKLQRELRTALDKIEEMEMTNSHLMKRLEKMKANRTALLSQQ from the exons ATGGATTCTTTTCATAGATCAGGAGACCTAGCCTCTGTCTTAGAAAAA gaaGATTCAGAGAGGGCCAGGTATTCTCACCGGTCCAGTCGACATTCATATTTG agTGGACTTTACCATGATCAAAGAAATTACAGCAGCCTTAGATATAGTAAACCAATTCCTTCGTATCATACTCGG TCATCTTCCCTGTACAGTGATCCAGTGGCAACAACTAGGAATTACAGG GCATCTTTGTGTGGTGATGGATTGCATAGCTCATATAGTTCTCGCACT CCATCTGAATACAGTTGGTATTCTTCAAGAGCAAGCTCAATTCGAAGTAGTCCTGTG TCCTCTGATTTTTCTGATCAAAGTGAAACTGCTGCTGATTATTTTAGTCGTTCCAACCGCAGGGGAAGCATTGTTTCTGATGCAGATGATGTCCAAGTTTTGAATAGT ctggaagaaaagagtgaaaaatcaCATTCAGAAATTTTTTCAAGG CCATCATCTCGCAATTCAATTCCTCTGAGTGGCAACTCCTCTAGGAGAGGAAGTGGAGATACAAGCAGTTTGCTGGATCCTGATGCCTCCCTCAGCGAATTACGG GATATCTATGATCTTAAGGACCAGATACACGATGTAGAAGGGAGATACATGCAGGGACTTAAAGAACTAAAG GATTCACTAGCTgaagttgaagaaaaatacaagaaagctATGGTTTCCAATGCTCAACTAGAcaatgagaaaaacaatttgGTTTACCAAGTGGATACTCTAAAGGATGTCAttgaggagaaagaagaacagATAGCTGAGTTCTGtagggaaaatgaagagaagtcaaag GAAttggaaagacagaaacacaCATGCAGTGTTTTACAGCATAAGCTGGATGAACTTAAAGAGGGCCTTCGACAGAGAGATGAATTGATAGAG GAGAATCAACGCATGCAGCAGAATATAGACTGCATAACCAAAGAGGTGTTTGATCTCCAGGAGACAATTAAttggaaagataaaaaaatagGG GCcctagaaagacagaaagattaCTTTGACTGCATTAAGAATGAGCGAGATGAGCTCAGAGAGGAGTTGGCTGACCTGAAGGAAGCAATGAAGAGAGGAGAG aaacacGGATTAGTTATAATTCCAGATGGCACACCGAATGGTGATGTAAACCATGAATCAGCGGTTGGTGCAATAACAGTTGTATCACAGGAAGCTGCTCAAGTCTTGGAATCTGCAGGAGAAGGACCATTAG ATGTCCGGCTACGAAAACTggctggagaaaaggaagaactaTTGTCCCAG gTTAGAAAGCTGAAGATGCAATTGGAAGAAGAACGACAGAAATATTCTAAAAGTGATGGCATGAATCCGGATATAATAGGCTTAGAGAATGGTTCTGACTTGCAACTAATTGAAATGCAGA gagaTGCAAACAGACAAATTAGTGAATACAAATTTAAACTTTCAAAAGCTGAACAAGATATAACTACCTTGGAACAAAAC ATTGGACGACTTGAGGGACAGGTTGCAAGAtacaaaaatgcagcagaaaatgcagaaaaagtgGAAGATGAACTCAAAGCTGAAAAGAGGAAGCTTCAGCGAGAG ttAAGAACAGCACTGGATAAGATAGAAGAGATGGAGATGACCAATAGCCACTTAATGAAAAGGCTGGAGAAGATGAAGGCAAATAGGACTGCGCTTTTATCTCAGCAGTGA
- the LRRFIP2 gene encoding leucine-rich repeat flightless-interacting protein 2 isoform X11, with amino-acid sequence MPHCCTGSSAPACCWNQRIKMGTPGSGRKRTPVKDRFSAEDEALSSIAREAEARLAAKRAARAEARDIRMRELERQQKEFSQHSYDRKWAHIQKWMEDSERARYSHRSSRHSYLSPLDISGSHRSRTSTSRRRDLVYDSVKDRPTRYSVPSGLYHDQRNYSSLRYSKPIPSYHTRSSSLYSDPVATTRNYRLEEKSEKSHSEIFSRPSSRNSIPLSGNSSRRGSGDTSSLLDPDASLSELRDIYDLKDQIHDVEGRYMQGLKELKDSLAEVEEKYKKAMVSNAQLDNEKNNLVYQVDTLKDVIEEKEEQIAEFCRENEEKSKELERQKHTCSVLQHKLDELKEGLRQRDELIEENQRMQQNIDCITKEVFDLQETINWKDKKIGALERQKDYFDCIKNERDELREELADLKEAMKRGEKHGLVIIPDGTPNGDVNHESAVGAITVVSQEAAQVLESAGEGPLDVRLRKLAGEKEELLSQVRKLKMQLEEERQKYSKSDGMNPDIIGLENGSDLQLIEMQRDANRQISEYKFKLSKAEQDITTLEQNIGRLEGQVARYKNAAENAEKVEDELKAEKRKLQRELRTALDKIEEMEMTNSHLMKRLEKMKANRTALLSQQ; translated from the exons GCAGAAGCCAGGCTTGCAGCAAAACGGGCAGCTCGAGCAGAAGCAAGAGATATACGTATGAGAGAGCTGGAGCGACAGCAAAAAGAG TTTTCTCAGCATTCATATGATAGAAAATGGGCTCATATCCAGAAATGGATG gaaGATTCAGAGAGGGCCAGGTATTCTCACCGGTCCAGTCGACATTCATATTTG AGTCCTTTGGATATCAGTGGGTCTCACAGGAGCAGAACAAGTACCTCCAGAAGGAGAGATCTTGTG tATGACAGTGTTAAGGATAGACCTACAAGATACTCGGTCCCT agTGGACTTTACCATGATCAAAGAAATTACAGCAGCCTTAGATATAGTAAACCAATTCCTTCGTATCATACTCGG TCATCTTCCCTGTACAGTGATCCAGTGGCAACAACTAGGAATTACAGG ctggaagaaaagagtgaaaaatcaCATTCAGAAATTTTTTCAAGG CCATCATCTCGCAATTCAATTCCTCTGAGTGGCAACTCCTCTAGGAGAGGAAGTGGAGATACAAGCAGTTTGCTGGATCCTGATGCCTCCCTCAGCGAATTACGG GATATCTATGATCTTAAGGACCAGATACACGATGTAGAAGGGAGATACATGCAGGGACTTAAAGAACTAAAG GATTCACTAGCTgaagttgaagaaaaatacaagaaagctATGGTTTCCAATGCTCAACTAGAcaatgagaaaaacaatttgGTTTACCAAGTGGATACTCTAAAGGATGTCAttgaggagaaagaagaacagATAGCTGAGTTCTGtagggaaaatgaagagaagtcaaag GAAttggaaagacagaaacacaCATGCAGTGTTTTACAGCATAAGCTGGATGAACTTAAAGAGGGCCTTCGACAGAGAGATGAATTGATAGAG GAGAATCAACGCATGCAGCAGAATATAGACTGCATAACCAAAGAGGTGTTTGATCTCCAGGAGACAATTAAttggaaagataaaaaaatagGG GCcctagaaagacagaaagattaCTTTGACTGCATTAAGAATGAGCGAGATGAGCTCAGAGAGGAGTTGGCTGACCTGAAGGAAGCAATGAAGAGAGGAGAG aaacacGGATTAGTTATAATTCCAGATGGCACACCGAATGGTGATGTAAACCATGAATCAGCGGTTGGTGCAATAACAGTTGTATCACAGGAAGCTGCTCAAGTCTTGGAATCTGCAGGAGAAGGACCATTAG ATGTCCGGCTACGAAAACTggctggagaaaaggaagaactaTTGTCCCAG gTTAGAAAGCTGAAGATGCAATTGGAAGAAGAACGACAGAAATATTCTAAAAGTGATGGCATGAATCCGGATATAATAGGCTTAGAGAATGGTTCTGACTTGCAACTAATTGAAATGCAGA gagaTGCAAACAGACAAATTAGTGAATACAAATTTAAACTTTCAAAAGCTGAACAAGATATAACTACCTTGGAACAAAAC ATTGGACGACTTGAGGGACAGGTTGCAAGAtacaaaaatgcagcagaaaatgcagaaaaagtgGAAGATGAACTCAAAGCTGAAAAGAGGAAGCTTCAGCGAGAG ttAAGAACAGCACTGGATAAGATAGAAGAGATGGAGATGACCAATAGCCACTTAATGAAAAGGCTGGAGAAGATGAAGGCAAATAGGACTGCGCTTTTATCTCAGCAGTGA